ATGAACGGTCAGTTGCATGACCGTTCATGCACGATCAACAACGGtttagcaaccgttgctgattcatgaagaagaaaaggctcCATTCGTAAAAGAGACTTCGGGTTTTTTATCTTCTTGTTCCAGATCGGTtcttcaccatgaacaaaacCATGAAGTTCTGCTAGTTGCTGgaaattaagttaaagtgtgcGTGTTTCTTGTGTCTTCAAGacacgaggaaaaaaaaacaattttctcgttcgggccgtgactattatacatcaataATACAACGGAttgtttccacgtgattgctagcacgatcgaagtggtgaATATTTGAAAGTTCTCTTTTctgttcgacgttcgttgttggtgtgtctgaactagaggtccgacactTGTGAGACTCGAACTGTAGAATATCTGAATCGATTTGTTTCAAAGCACGCTTCGAGAGATAATTTGTTTAACTCCctatttatatttaaactttttattaaaacgcacgaacaacacTTTCGGAGAATCATGTATGAAATacatctttgtttccgctgcgtttcTTTTGTtaatacatgattcatgaaaccccaataacctaaatcttttttcttttcccgtgGACGGAAAAAGAGAGGTCGTGACACCTATGTTCGGTCACTTTTGTTGATTTGCAACTTGAGAACATGGACACCacccctgtctctctctccaagtCAATGGCCGGCTGCTGGGCCGGTAGATAATTTGAGCCATAGAATAAGAGCATATATTTTATTGATACTTAGACGGACTAGTGCTAGAATGATCCATGGAGCCTACGAATTCTAGATCTGGACATGATCTTATCTTGCAACTAATCTATTTctacaagagaagaaaagaagctaCTAGACATACGGATGTTTCCTCAAATACAGGGGATGgaactaaattaaaaaacaaaccaTGAGGCTCATCGTCCACCCGAGAGATGGGATTCTGCGACAGAAGACAAGTCCGTAAATGCCTTGGACATGGAGGACGGATAAGACATGGCCAAATGGTCAAAACCTTCGCGATGAGCGAACATTAACCCGCCTGAGGAAAGGCTCATGGACAACAGATCCGGCATCGGAAGATCACCCTCCAAGTACTGCAAAAGTTGACGCATGCTCGGCCTCATCAACGGGTCAGAGTGGGAACAGATCAACCCGAGTTTCAGCACCAACTCCATCTCTTCTTCCACAAATTCTGCCCCCAACCTCGGATCTCTAGCCTCGAGAATTGCACCTCTGTCCCAGCAAGAAAATACCCAGTCCACTAATATCACGTCCTCCGGGTCCCGAAGCTCTATCGGCCTTCTCCCGCAAGCTACCTCGAGCAAAAACGCTCCAAACGCATACACGTCGGTGTTCCTAGTGGCCTTGCCTGTTCGCGTGTGCTCAGGGGCGAGATAACCGAGCGTTCCTACCACATGAGTCGTTTGAGGGTCGGTTCCATGGTCGTATAGTCTTGCAAGCCCGAAATCTCCAAGTCTTCCATTTAATTCAGCATCTAGCAAGATGTTACTTGCCTTTATATCCCTGTGGATCACCACTTGCTCCCACCCTTCGTGCAGATAAAGCAGCCCAGATGCCACTCCTTTGATCACTCTGAATCTTTGGCTCCAATTAAGGGTCACCTTTGGTTGGTTATGGAGGTATTTGTCGAGGCTCCCATTGGGCATGTAGTCGTAAACCAAGAGCAACTCCCCTTTCCGACGGCAGTAACCGAGGAGCGAAACTATGTTGCGGTGACGGAGCCGGCCAATGCTGACAATCTCCGCTATGAACTCTCTTATGCCCTGTCTCGACTCATGTGAGACCCTCTTCACCGCAATCTCTATCTTCGATGTGGGTAAGATTCCTCTATAGACCCGACCAAATCCTCCTGTCCCTAATAGCTCTTGCTCCCGGAATCCTTTTGTCGCAATATAAAGGTCTTTGAACTTGAACCGGTGCGGGCCATAGTCCCTCTCCCACTCTTCAAGGACCTCAGCGaatctccttttccttcttatcaTGTAAACCACGCTCAAGATTAGCATCGATACAATGAAAAGAACTATCAGCGGGAGCCCTATAGTCAGCACTTTCGACGTCTCCTTCTTACCGATCCGAGGAAGCTTAGGAAGTTGGGACAGGGCAAGTGCCTGAGCCTCTCCATTTACCCTGAAGCTCCAACCCAGAACATAGTGAGAAGTTAGGAATGAACCGGTCGATGATGAGAAGCCGACATACATGCTCTGGTTGATGATTGACGAGAGATCCTGCctgagagagaaaaggggagtCTGCGGTTTTTGCACATTGATTGGAGCCAACGTGACATTGATCCGCTTTACAGTTCCATCGTAGTCCACCCAAACTTGCATTTCTTTACCACTACTTAGAGTCAAGTTCTTGAACTCACCACCATCTGCATAATACCCCGCCTGAGTTGAGTAAGCTGATGTCAATCCATTCAAGTCGATTCCGACATGATTATCGTTGATGTCTTTAAACTCTGGGTTCTGGATCGGGTCGAGTTCCACCCCAAACACATGATTGGTGGAGTTGCCGTTGTTAGTTTCGTTGAACATGCCAAGGTATTGGTTCGCCAAGGACCCAGGGAGGCCTCTCTGGGGCACGATCACGAAGACGATCCCATGGCCGCTCAGAGTGGCATACTGAGGAGGTTGAATTGCGAAGACGAAAACGGTGGAGAAGGAGTAGACAGAGCCATTTGGCGAGTTCTTGAACTGGGCAGGGTCAGGATGGAAGGCGTGGCCCTTCTGTTGTTTGGTGAAGTTGGTCAGCTTCAGGAGGCCATTGGAGGTGACCGCAGCGATCCCATCGAGGCTCAGATTGGCCGATCGGAAACCGTTGTAAACAAAATTGGTCTCTTGAGCGTAGGCAAAAACTGGTAGCAGAGAGAGCACGGCCAGAATCTTGAAGAACATGGCTCAAACTCAAAGTCTGCTTAGCAATTAGCTGAAGAAGGATGCAGCTACAAAGGCTATAAAAATCCAGAAGAATCTTTATCTAACAATGTCAAACGAATGGTGCAGATTTCAAACATTTCTATTCCACGTGAGTCCTACGATTGACGAATGACTTGGACTTAGACGAATCCATTAGAGCCCTGTTCATGAGGCAAAGAGGACTAGGACAAATCCAATAGAGCCCTATTCATGAGGCAAAGAGGACTAGGATGAATCCAATAGAGCCCCG
Above is a window of Eucalyptus grandis isolate ANBG69807.140 chromosome 9, ASM1654582v1, whole genome shotgun sequence DNA encoding:
- the LOC104418518 gene encoding L-type lectin-domain containing receptor kinase IV.1, with translation MFFKILAVLSLLPVFAYAQETNFVYNGFRSANLSLDGIAAVTSNGLLKLTNFTKQQKGHAFHPDPAQFKNSPNGSVYSFSTVFVFAIQPPQYATLSGHGIVFVIVPQRGLPGSLANQYLGMFNETNNGNSTNHVFGVELDPIQNPEFKDINDNHVGIDLNGLTSAYSTQAGYYADGGEFKNLTLSSGKEMQVWVDYDGTVKRINVTLAPINVQKPQTPLFSLRQDLSSIINQSMYVGFSSSTGSFLTSHYVLGWSFRVNGEAQALALSQLPKLPRIGKKETSKVLTIGLPLIVLFIVSMLILSVVYMIRRKRRFAEVLEEWERDYGPHRFKFKDLYIATKGFREQELLGTGGFGRVYRGILPTSKIEIAVKRVSHESRQGIREFIAEIVSIGRLRHRNIVSLLGYCRRKGELLLVYDYMPNGSLDKYLHNQPKVTLNWSQRFRVIKGVASGLLYLHEGWEQVVIHRDIKASNILLDAELNGRLGDFGLARLYDHGTDPQTTHVVGTLGYLAPEHTRTGKATRNTDVYAFGAFLLEVACGRRPIELRDPEDVILVDWVFSCWDRGAILEARDPRLGAEFVEEEMELVLKLGLICSHSDPLMRPSMRQLLQYLEGDLPMPDLLSMSLSSGGLMFAHREGFDHLAMSYPSSMSKAFTDLSSVAESHLSGGR